In Macaca thibetana thibetana isolate TM-01 chromosome 12, ASM2454274v1, whole genome shotgun sequence, the genomic window AACCTTCACGCAAAAAACCTTCAGACaaccaaaaatcagatgagtGATCACAGTCCCTAACTTTagcttcatatcactgaaagaggctctgaagagggtaggaaagacagtcttgaatggTTGATGCTACTCCTCCTCCATAGACCAGCAGCAACTATGAGGCATGGAGACAGAATCTGAGTActtgaggtgggagggagagcacagtgattgtgggatttgcattggaactcagtgctgtcctgtcacagtggaaagcaataCCAGGCAGAACTCAGCCAGCACCCATAGAGGGAGCATtcagaccagccctagccagaggaggACTTTCCCATTTCCGTAGTTAGAACCTGAGGGCCAGCAAGCCTCAACAGTGTGGGCTCATGTgctctggggttctaaataaacttgaaaggcagtccaGGTCACAAGGAttgcaattcctgggcaagtcctggtgctgtgctgaGCTCAGAGACAGTAGACTTGGGGGGCAAGCAACCTAGTAAGATGCCAGCTTGGGCAGCCAAGAGGGTGCttgtgccacccctcccccagccccaggcagcacAGTCCACAGCTCTGGGAGAGACTCCTTCCCTCTGTTTGAGGAGAGGTAAGGGGAgaataaagaggactttgtcttgtgacttggataccagcttagccacagtaggatagggaaCCAGGTAGAGTCCTGAGGCCCCTATTCCAGGCCCTACCTCCTGGACGACATTTCTAGACTTGTCCTGAGCCACAAGGAAACCctctgccttgaagggaagaaacTAGTCCTAGCAAAATTCGTTACCTGCTGActtaagagcccttgggccctgaaaaATCAGGAGCAATACCCAAGGTACtcaccatgggccttgggtgagactcagagacaTGCTGGCCTCAGTGTGACCTAGGACATTCCCAGCTGTGATGGCTACAGGGGGAGACTCCTTGTGCttcagaaaaggagagggaagagtaaaggagaTGTTGTCTTGCAGCTTAGGTGCCAGCTTGGTTTGACCGCaatggggtagagcaccaagtgggtaCTTAGCGTCTCCAATTTCAGGCCTTGGGTCTTAGATGGCATTTCTTGACCTatcctgggccagaggggagcccagtgCCCTGAAATGAGAGTCTCAAGCCTAAcaacattcaccacaagctgattgAAGAGCTCTTGGGCTTTGAGTAAACATTGGTCAtagccaggcagtacttgctGCAGGCCTGAGATGGTGGTAGCTATGGTGAGAGATTTCTCTGCTTGtgaaaaggggagggaaaagtgggaaggactttgtattATAGTTTGGATGCTGGCTTAACCACAGTAGAATAGAGTAGGaggtagattcctaaggtttctGACTCCCGTCCCTGGCTTCCAGATGGCATCTCTGGACACCCCACCCAGGGGTGGGGAGACCTTGCCACCCTGAACGGAAGGACATAAGTCTTATTGGCTGGCTTCACCACCTGCTAATTGTAGAGCCTCAGGGCTTTGAGTAAACACAGGCAGTAGCCAGGCAATTTTACAGAAGGCCTTGGGTCTGACTCAGTGCAGTCCCAATGATAGTGGTCaggagtgcttgtgtcactctTCCACCAGCTCTAGGCAGCTCAGTATATAGAGAGAAGCTCCacttgtttgggagaaagtaagggaagagaacaagagtttcTTCCTGGTAAACCAgataattcttctggatcttatccaagaccatcaaggtggtacctctgTGAGCCTATAAGAGGCAGtcttactgggcttggggtgccccctaatgaAGATATGGCTGCAGGAACCAAAAagttagatcacaacacccaagtcccttcaaatacctaGGGAGACTTCCccagaaggatgggtacaaacaagcccagactgtgaagactgcaataaatacctaacttttcaatgcacagacataaaaaaaaaaaaaaaaatccacaagcatcaagaccacggagaaaaacatgacctcaccacaTGAACTAAATAAGACGCAAGAGACCAAtcctggagagacagagacatgagacctttcagacagagaatccAAAATAGCTCCTTTGAGGAAACTcagtgaaattcaagataacacaaagaaggaattcagaatcctatcagataaatttgacaaagagactgaaataattaaaaagaatcaagcaggaATCccggagttgaaaaatgcaattcacATAATCAAGAATGTGTCAATCTTTTACCAGCATAATTgatcaagcaaaataaaaaaattagtaaacttgaagacaggctatttgaaaacacacagtcagaggagacaaaagaaaaagaaataaaaaagaatgaagcataaCTACAGAATCTAagaaatagcctcaaaagggcaaatctaagagttactggcTTTATAGacgaggtagagagagagagagatggggtagaaagtttattcaacagagaactttccaaacctagaggaagacatcaatattcaagtataagaaagttatagaacactaagcagatttaacccaaagaagactacctcaaggcatttattAATCAAGTTCCCAAAGGTCAATTATAAAGAAaggatcttaaaagcagcaagatttgtttggagattcctcaaaaacaaataacataaaatggaacTCCAACccaatttggaaaggaagaagtcaaattatccttgtttgcaggtgatatgatcttatatttggaaaaacctaaagactccacacacataaaaactattagaacaaataaattcagtacagttgcaggatacaaaatcaacatacaaaaatcagtagccaacagcaaacaatccaAAAAAGATTTCTgttgccaacagcaaacaatttctatatgccaacagcaaacaatccaaaaaagaaatcacagaagtaattccatttacaatagctaaaaataaaatgcctaggagtTAACTTAAAGAAATGAGAGATCTCTGCAATAAAAGCTATAGAGgacacaaaaaacagaaagatattccatgttcatggattggaagaatcagtattattaaaatgtgtataataCCTAAAGCAGTcttcagattcaatgcaattcttatcaaaataccaatgacattctttacagaaatagaaaaaacaatcctaaaatttatatagaaacacaaaagaCCCAGAGTAGCCAAAGCCACCCtggacaaaaacaacaaaactggaggaattacaTTACATGACTTCAAATTTTCTATAAAGCTATAGcaaataaaacagcatggtactggcatacaaatggacacatacaccaatggaacaggacagagaacccagaaacaaatccatacatctacagtgaattcgtttttgacaaagatgtcaagaacatatattggggaaaggacagtcttttcaataaatggtgctgggaaaactagatgtccacatgcagaagaatgaaactacacCCTTATCtcttaccacatacaaaaatcatatcaaaatggattaaagacttaaatctaagacctcagactatgaaactactgcaagaaaacattggagaaactctccaggacaattagctgggcaaagacttcttgagcAATAtgccacaagcacaggcaactaagGCAAAAATGGACAAACGGGATCACATCAAtttgaaaagcttctgcacagcaaaggaaacaatcaaaaaagtgaaaagacaacccatagaatgggagaaaatatttgaaagctacccttctgacaaggaattaaaaatcggaatatataaggaactcaaacaactctatggggaaaagtctaataatccaacttaaaatgggcaaaagatctgagtagatatttctgaaaagacatacaagtggaaaataggtatatgaaaggtgctcaacatccttgatcatcagaaaaatgcacatcaaaagtacaatgaaatattatcttaccccagttaaaatagcaTATATAcaaaagacaggtaataacaaatgctggtgatgacgtgagaaaagggaatcctcgtaacactgttggtgggaatgtaaattagtaaaaccactatggaaaacagtttggaggttcctcaaaaaactaaaaattgagctaccatatgatccagcgataccactgttgggtatatacccaaaagaaaggaaataaatatatcaaagagatatccaCACTAccatgtttgttgtagcactgttcacaacagccaaaatttggaagcaacctaaatgtccatcagcagaaaaatgaataaggaaaacatagtacatatatacaatggagtactactattgagccataaaaaagaatgagatcctgtcatttgcaacaacgtggatggaaccggaggtcattatgttaagtaaagtaagccaggcacagaaaaacaaagttcacatgttctcacttatttgtgagagctaaaaattaaaacaaactatagagacagaaagtagagaaCTAGTTACTAGAGGCTTGAGAGGGTAGTGGGGGTGAGGGGGAATGATTAAGGGGtacagaaatatagaaatatagctatatagaatgaataagatctagtatttgatagtgcaacagggtgactacagtcaatttATCATGgtgttttaaataactaaaagagtataattggattgtttgtaacacaaagaaaggataaatgcttgaggtgatggatactccactTACCTTGATGTAATTACTAtgcattgtatgcttgtatcaaaatatctcatataaccataaatatatatgcctactgtgtacccacaaaaattagagATAAATATGGTAGGCTTTTTGAAAAGTACTAAATAGGATGTCTTGTAcataagcattcagtaaatgtttgcagCTATTGTTTCCTAATAAGTCAATTAATTTGATTTACCTTAAGCTGTCATTGAAACCTTCCACTGCATATTTGGATGGAGTATAGCCCCCTCCAACGATTGCAAGGcgacctccaacactggagacaTTAATAACTCTCCCTTGAGCTTTCTTGACCAAGGGAAGCATATTTAGTGTCACACTGATGAGTCCAAACAGATTCACTTCAATAGGTTCTCTGTAGTCCTCTAGTGTCAGCCAGTCAGTGGGAGCCAGCACACCGGGAATACCAGCATTATTGATCAGACCCCAGAGACCTAGaacagagagggaagaaaagaggtgtGGTAAGAGAGTACTTATTTGCCACCTTTGATGAAAATACAGCCTCTGCTTTGCACAATGGTGCCATTTCCTCCTTGAAGTCATTTTCCTACTCTGAAATACTTCGCAGTTTTGGGAAGTGATAGCAGAGAGGGTGGGAGGCTAAATTGAAGTAGTTGAAGTTCTCACTGTTACTCTGTTTCTGGTTCTGAATGTCAAATACTGAAACTCTGTGAGTGagtctttctgctttttaatctCAGATGTGGAGTAAATTGATCTATTTTTCCTCCCTTGCTAGATGGTAAGGCCAgagaatatttatataatgttctGTATGGACAAAGAGTGATATCAatctatttcacatttatttttggttAAGAATTGAGACATTCACTTGGCTTGTTTAAAATGGGAAACATTTAGTATTGTTAAAGGTGTTGGAATTCAAGTGTTAAAAACTGAAGCCTTATCAAATCATTCTTTTGAGCTTCAGAGTCTCAGCCATACGATCAAGatgtactagaaaaaaaatcacaaacatttgttttttctttgtgaatCCCAACATCTTAATCCTTGAGAATGTTTCACTCTTCATTCAAAGCCAATAAAATTTCTTCTAGTTCAGAATGCAGTCACCACAGCAGAATCTATTGCAGAATGAACATCCAATGGCTCACTACTCTACCTTAACTATGTAAGACACTCACACTCAAATTCTCAGGCCATTTTCAACCTTGCCCATTGAAAATATGTGAGCTCTAGAATCATTTTGTAGTGAGAAGTGGGTCCCAGGTATTCAGATGGCAATTTGGGAATTGCCCCCATATTCTCCTGTACATTTTAGTCTAAATTCCTTTGCTGTATATGGGACAGGGGGGAATAGCGCTTCACAGGAGAAGACCTTGGAAAGTCAATCTtttcatctcagccccaaattcACCCACTGAGGCTTAGGCCCAAGGGTCTTCTGGGCCGTGTTTCTCATGCACACAGACAGCCTGTACTTGGAACTACTCAGAAGCTATCCTAAGATTAGAGAAGTATACAGCCGGTATTTAGGAGACATTTTCTCGAAAGGCCATTTAAAACTTGAGCACATTTTATTTAGCTTCAGTTACTTCCCTGTCCCCTGTCCCTGTCCCATCCTCCCCACTTTCATGTCCCTCACCTTTTTCCCCAACTTGGTTCTTCACCCACTGGGCAGTCCTCTTGACATTCTCTGGGTCAGTCACATCCAGAAGCACAGTACGAAGTCTCTCTGAGGTTTCTGCCTTTAAAGCGGTTGATCCTGATTCAGTCAGACAGGCAGCGATTACATGAAATCCCTTTTTATCAAAAGTTCTGGCTGCCAAGTTTCCAAAGCCCGAGTCACATCCAGTGATAAAAATGTACTTATCAGTGATGTCTGCAATCTTTAGTTTTCCTTTACGAGTCCACAGAAAACCACAAAGGATTAGGAGGCCTAGCACCCAAAAGAGCATTTTCCCCCTGTGTGTGATAGGTACACTCCTTTCTTGTATAATAAAAGAAGATGGTGTCCTGAGTGttcaaagtgaaaaagaaaattcgAATTAGAACCACCAAGGCATTGTAACCCAGGACTGACGATATTTTAATGCATTTGTGtggataaacagaaaaagaaacaacaactcTTACTTGGTTGGTTGTTGGGAAGATGGCCATTTAAATGATAAATTGCTCCtctaaaataatgcaaaaactAACGCAGTAGtattcagagaaattaaatggAAGAGAGGGAGGTGGGAGCCATGGCAAAATCGACACAAGCCGTTGAGTTGACATGGCCAGCTGGAGCTGTGTGGAGTGATGGTATTAATCTCAGGAGTGAACTCGTCCATCAGGAAGACTGATTCTCACAGTAAAATCTTACCTCTTGCTAGTTCATGAAATTCCACTGCAGAATGGgcttaaaatatattagaaacaataattcaattttaattgTTCTGTCAGATTCCCAATTATCTTCAAACTGTCGGAAGAAGAAGGGCATTTTGGTGTTGCCACTAAGAAGATATTCCCAACTTGgcttccattttcttattttaaatgggTTAATGTCAATCTTCAGCCCAACTCTGAGATCATTACACCCCAGTGCAGAGGAGTATTAAAGTGGGAGGCAACAAGTGAGTTCACCAAGAAAGAGCAAGATAAATGGGAAGCGATTGAGAGAGAAATGCTCGCCAATGCACCATATTCCAAACCAGACTCCCACATCCCCAAATTCTGTCTTCTGTGAACACCAGCCTCctgtgagaaaaaaatcacatggacAGAGGATAAAGTAAAGCAAATGCATGCTGTAAAGCTGAAGCTTTGACCATACGTGCAGCAGAACTACTTGGAAAATTAGTTTTGTCAGGGCTAGAGGTAGCCTAGGGCCTAAAATCAGGCAGGTAAAgggctttctttcccttttcctcagaAGCCTGCATCTGCGTTTCCGCTCCGTATATATCACTCTTACCATGGGGTATTGGTGCCAGGGAAAAGCAAGCCATCCAGAAAGAGGAAGTGAACAAGAACCTGAGGGTTATGCCTGGGTACCAAGGCTGTTTGGCCGGCTGCCTCAGGTCTGAGTACCATGGGCCCAGCCCTCCGCACTCATAGCCATGGGGCAGCCCAAGAGAATGAGATCATCAGCTCCCTCCCCACAGAGGAGCAGATCTGTATTGGCTCTCCTAGCCTGTGGAAGGGAGAGGGGCTAAAGAGAGCACCACATGTGGGAAAGaccttattttcttcctctgtgaccCAAAAAGCTTCCTCCAGTGTCCACACAATATCTTTGCCCTCAATCTTGACCCACCTTAGACTCAAGAGGGGCTTTAAATACCTCACAGGGGACAATCAGTAGGCCCTGAGTTGAAGTTCAGAACTTGCAGATGCTTTTGGAATCATGGCTGTTCCTGGACACTGAGTTCAAAAAGGAACTGAGAGGCCAAGAGAGTTTATAGActttgaactttattttctttttctttctttctttcttttcttttccttccttccttccttccttccttccttccttccttccttccttccttcctttctttctttctttctttctttctttcttttctttctttctttcttctctttgtttctttctttctttctttccttccttctttccttccttccttccttccttccttcctcctttcctttcctttctttccttccttccttccttccttctttccttttccttctttccttctttcctccctccgctcccctcccctcccctcctccccttttttcctgttttttttttttttttcttatttcactcttgtcacccaggctggagtacagtggcacaatctcagctcactgcaacctctgcctcccgggttcaagcgattttcctgcctcaatctcccgagtagctgggattacaagcatccaccgccatgcttggctaatttttctatttttagtagaggtggggtttctccacgttggccaggcttgtctcgaactcctgacctcaggtgatctgcctgcctcggcctcccaaagtgctgggattacaggtgtgagccaccgcgcccagcctggactttattttcttaatattatttcctgaattttcctTTGAATCCTTTTCAAAAatcatatactttttttctgcttataaaaGTAATTTATCCTCGAgaaaaaacatagagaaaaagaagatagCAATGATTATAACACTTAATTCAATATTTTAGtgcattttccccatttttttctgtatatgtaaagttttctttctatatcaagaaatataaacatgcacacagaattttaaacaccacacacacacacacacactttatttttaCTGCTGTTTGAGAAACAGactatttcagattttttaaaaaatcaatgtaatgtCTTCTTCACTTCTCAAGAAAATTTTGGGCTCTGCTTTTATCTTTCTTCCCCTGGAAGATCtatagctaaagaaaaaaaaaggggggataAAAGAATTATCAtttcagctgggcctggtggctcacacctgtaatcccagcactttgggaggtagaggcgcgcagatcacgaggtctggagtttgagaccagtctggtcaacatagtgaaaccccatctctaccaaaagtacaaaaaattagccaggtgtggtggtgggtgcctgtaatcccagctactcgggaggctaaggctagagaatcaggcaggagaatcgtgaacccaggaggtagaggttgcagtgagccaagattgcgccattgcactccagccctggcaacggtgcaagactctgtctcaacaaaaaaaaaaaaaaaaaaaaaaagaattgtcaatTGATAAAAATTAAGTCAGAGGagtattaaaatatgttaagttTGGAGAACCTACTTGATTCTTGTGGTATAACTACGACTATTTCTAAAGTAGTAGATTACCATGGCTTAATAATTTGGTATAGTTTTTCCAACTCTTTTCTGTGTAGGAGTTATAATTTGTTGCAAATCAATGTCCACGTAGCAGGATTTCCCCTTCTCAAATATATTACAAATGTGTAGTTATGGGAAGGGAAGTGGTATAACTAACTCTTGCAAAATTACATAGTTAAACCTTTTaaggaaattttatatttataaattcaacTAGTATAGGGTTTTGCTCAAATCGCTTCAGTAAATAATCACCGAATGGCTAAATGTTTAATACATCTTCTGAATGGATTCTGTAGCTTTCATTGCAATCTAAACTCCCAGGGGAATTATTTGAAGAAGACAATATTTGTGGGGTTTTATGTTCTCTGGAGCAGGGAGTTGGAAGTTTTTGTGTTGTCATTTTTACCAGGGGTATGCATGAGGGAGTCACAGTAAAAGAATGTCATACATTAGTAAGGCACTCTACGCTGTGCTTTCACACACAGGTCTCGTTTTGTTCTCTCAACAACGTTTTGAGTTAGAGAGGGCATATTATTTGCCTCAGAAACCGGCTCAAAGCAACAAAGCGATTTGCCAAGGTCACTGGGACTAGAGTGCTGTGCCCTTCCACTGTAGGAGACAGATGAGGGGCTCTGGGGACTGGAGCACTCCACTCTGGGCTGGGCTGAGAAGTGTCCAGGCTGACAAGCTGAGTTGATAAAGTCAACACCTCACACCTTGCCCATGCTTGCTGAGAGGAAGGGATAAAAGTCCACTGGCCAAAAGCAACATCTGACGTCTGAAATAGTGGTGGCTACAGGGTCATCTCCCCTCATAGCCTCCTCTGTTATAGTATAATAACTGACACAAGGTCCCAGAGGGGAAAGTAGATGAGGGAATGGGAGAAGGGAAACCACAAGGAGGGTATGTTCTGTTCCTGTGCATGAAACTGGGTTACCAGCCCCAAAGGGATTGAATTCAGTTGGATAGATGATTTGGGCATCTGTGAAAGCTTCTTAGGCAAAGAGGTGCCATTAGAGCTCTGAGAGAGTCTGTGGATAGAATTCAGGGGTTTCTCCATTTGGATGGGAAAAAgatcccatcttttttttttttttctaaactgtaACTGAAGTTTAGCACAATCTTCAATTATGAAAGAAACAACAAGCCACAGTAGTATTTTATTGTCTGTGATTTTGTTACCTATagcaataacaaatattttcatgttacaTTGCATTTGTTGGAGTTATCTCAAAATATGATTAATGCTGATTACTACTTCAAAATTGTGGTGGTTATTGTTCCTGCCACCATGTTAATACAATAAGCTTGTAAATATTTGGGTGTATTTCAATACCGTAGGTTTCTTTTGTAATACTATGTATTTCACTTCAAGTGTTAAAAAAGTATTCTCACTTCTGAGGTAGCTGTAGTAGTGACAGTCATGTCAATCTAAATTTCCTAGGACATACTCCAAAAACTATGTACAATTCAAAGAGAAGAACAAATAGAATAACATAAAATCCATGCCTCCACCAGAACGAGAAAACAGACAACCCTAATATTTCCAATTATTTGATTGAGAAAATAAGCACAGCTGACATCTGAACAATATGGGTTGTTTGGATCCCATATTGGATCCAGACTGCCTGGATCCACGTATGTGCTTATTTTCTTCAGCCTCTGCTACCCCTGAAACAACAAGACCaacctctcttcttttttcctcttcagcctactcaacatgagaCGGTAAGGATGAAGACcattatgatgatccacttccacttaaaaAATAGTAAGTGTATTGTATCTTCCTTATgcttttcttaataatattttcttttctctagtttattataagagtacagtatataatacatatacaaaatatgtgttaattgactatgtttttggtaaggcttctggtcaacagtaggctgtgACTTAAGTTTtgagggagtcaaaagttatacatgaatTTTCAACTGAATGGGGCACTGGCGCCCCTAATCCCtgtgttgtttaagggtcaactgtaacTAAGTTGTGGATGATGGAAGCCAGACTTCACACTGTCAGAAAGAGGAGTAGCAAATATGAAAAGGGAGAGACTGGAATGAACCCTGTGGAGTGGGATTATAGTTGGAAGAATCAGCATGAACTCCTGGTTTTAAATATGAGTGAGTAAATATAGAAATAGATAGGTAACTTTCTAGATCTACATGATGAGCTAGAAATAATGACACTCCAATAGCAATGAACATACCAAGGGCTCAGATACCAATTTCTAAACATTGTGTTCATGTTCTTTGGAAAAGCTGACATTGGGGCTGAGCTTGGATGGGAATGTACAAAATAAGCCTGGAGAATCTTATGCTACAAgtaagtaggtgctcaatgaatgctGGAGATACATCACTAGTTCATAGGTGTCAGCTGGAAGGGGCTCCCACTGGCAAAGTATGAGACAATTTGAACATCAAAGCCAATAGTGATAATGGATAATAACTCATTGAATAAGATATGAATTAATGAATCCATTCTGCagtaaatcaatcaataaataaggGTAAAGGGAGAAGTTTTCCTTAGAATTAATATGCCATCTAATAAGTGTCAGAGGAATGATGGAATTGGAATTAGAATATCACCATTTGGCAACTGACATAGCAGCAATGGTTTCAGGCAGGAAtgatcaatgg contains:
- the DHRS9 gene encoding dehydrogenase/reductase SDR family member 9, which codes for MLFWVLGLLILCGFLWTRKGKLKIADITDKYIFITGCDSGFGNLAARTFDKKGFHVIAACLTESGSTALKAETSERLRTVLLDVTDPENVKRTAQWVKNQVGEKGLWGLINNAGIPGVLAPTDWLTLEDYREPIEVNLFGLISVTLNMLPLVKKAQGRVINVSSVGGRLAIVGGGYTPSKYAVEGFNDSLRRDMKAFGVHVSCIEPGLFKTNLADPVKATEKKLAIWEQLSPDIKQQYGEGYIEKSLDKLKGNKSYANMDLSPVVECMDHALTSLFPKTHYAAGKDAKIFWIPLSHMPAVLQDFLLLKRKTELANPKAV